The following proteins come from a genomic window of Chionomys nivalis chromosome 9, mChiNiv1.1, whole genome shotgun sequence:
- the Fam83c gene encoding protein FAM83C has protein sequence MAGPLRSRVEELKRPWWRESSPLVLQHSEAARLAADALLERGEAAYLQVISEERELPFLSALDVDYMISHVRGVPELSEAQGSETLGQDRHSMLSEVTSGTYFPMASDLDPPDLDLGWPEVPQSTGFSPTQAVVHFQRDKGKSIKDLLRFLFSQAHTVVAVVMDVFTDMELLCDLMEASSRRGVPVYLLLAQEHLKYFLEMCYKMDLNGGHLVNMRVRSTCGDTYCSKAGRRFTGQALEKFVIIDCEQVVAGSYSFTWLCSQAHTSMVLQLRGHIVEDFDREFRCLYAESQPVEGFCGNEDPLSSRVPRPPPVTLAFGPGIPSATGSSPSSNSLGSIKHSPLLGRSSYLALPGGGGGCSDMGMGSSSPGPAHHEAGGPPSLYRQLSDPNHSSTPGPYRANLSKLGASPWSQSSPALNHCSASPLTLTVGSPLLPCSRPLLHFTRGVPALSRLPENGLPASQEPILPRGRWVTGPALETVEEKRVSLSQSHDHLDRIVPFPKAGGPNSRVTPNSGSLQHGEQALDDRRLSLSHSYSQLDLLSQGQGGLESGSLRPGDLGLEDRKLSLNHNHGQLDLLPQNPKVQASKIPPNANSSARHDNQSLDERRQTLGHSQLDLITKFDPFRSEGPGPSGPPEPNPVCMAGVGSADEKRLTLGHSKLDLITKYHQLQGARQRPEPGFPGAPLSGHQNGSNNDLFAPEKRLTLGHSKLDLITKYNKSKFKQLRSRFES, from the exons ATGGCAGGACCCCTGCGGAGCCGGGTGGAGGAGCTCAAGCGGCCCTGGTGGAGGGAGAGCTCGCCCCTGGTGCTCCAGCACAGCGAGGCTGCAAGGCTTGCTGCGGACGCGCTCCTAGAGAGGGGTGAGGCTGCCTACCTTCAGGTCATCTCCGAAGAACGGGAACTGCCCTTCCTCAGTGCCCTGGATGTGGACTATATGATCAGCCATGTGCGTGGGGTTCCCGAGCTCAGCGAGGCCCAGGGATCAGAGACCCTAGGGCAGGACCGCCACAGCATGCTCTCTGAAGTTACCTCAGGCACCTACTTCCCCATGGCTTCTGACTTAGATCCCCCAGACCTGGACCTGGGCTGGCCCGAAGTGCCACAGTCCACAGGTTTCAGTCCCACCCAGGCGGTTGTTCATTTCCAGAGGGACAAGGGCAAGAGCATCAAGGACCTGCTGCGATTCCTCTTCAGCCAGGCCCACACG GTGGTGGCTGTGGTGATGGATGTATTCACGGACATGGAACTTCTGTGTGACCTCATGGAGGCCTCCAGCCGACGGGGTGTCCCCGTCTACCTCCTCCTGGCTCAGGAGCACCTGAAGTACTTCCTGGAGATGTGCTATAAGATGGACCTCAACGGGGGGCACCTGGTG AACATGCGGGTGCGGAGCACATGCGGGGATACCTATTGCAGCAAGGCGGGGCGCCGATTCACCGGGCAGGCCCTGGAGAAGTTTGTCATCATCGACTGTGAGCAGGTGGTGGCAGGCAGTTACAG CTTCACCTGGCTTTGCAGCCAGGCCCACACCAGCATGGTGCTGCAGCTGAGGGGCCACATCGTGGAAGACTTTGATCGGGAGTTCCGGTGTCTGTACGCTGAGTCACAGCCTGTGGAAGGCTTCTGCGGCAATGAGGATCCACTGTCTTCCCGGGTACCTCGTCCTCCTCCTGTGACGCTGGCCTTTGGACCTGGAATTCCAAGTGCTACAGGCTCCTCCCCCTCTAGCAACAGCCTGGGCAGCATCAAGCACTCGCCTCTTCTGGGCCGATCTTCCTATCTTGCTCTACCCGGCGGCGGCGGTGGCTGCAGTGATATGGGCATGGGGTCCTCATCCCCAGGTCCTGCGCACCATGAAGCTGGTGGCCCACCGTCCTTGTACCGTCAGCTTTCAGATCCTAACCACAGCTCAACTCCTGGACCCTACCGGGCCAACCTGAGCAAGCTGGGGGCATCTCCATGGTCCCAGTCCTCTCCTGCCCTCAACCACTGCAGTGCCAGTCCCTTGACCCTGACAGTGGGGTCACCTCTGCTCCCATGTTCCCGCCCCCTCCTGCACTTCACCAGGGGGGTCCCAGCACTGTCCCGACTTCCAGAGAATGGGCTCCCAGCAAGTCAAGAGCCTATCCTTCCACGAGGTCGCTGGGTAACTGGCCCAGCTCTGGAGACAGTGGAAGAAAAAAGGGTATCTCTGAGTCAGAGTCACGATCACCTGGATCGAATTGTCCCCTTCCCTAAAGCAGGAGGCCCCAATTCTAGAGTCACCCCCAATTCAGGTTCCCTTCAGCATGGTGAGCAGGCCCTAGATGATAGGAGACTGTCCCTGAGCCATAGCTACAGCCAGCTGGATCTCCTGTCCCAGGGTCAGGGTGGCCTGGAGTCAGGTTCCCTCAGACCTGGTGATCTGGGTCTAGAGGACAGGAAACTGTCCTTAAACCACAACCATGGCCAATTGGACCTCCTGCCACAAAACCCCAAGGTCCAGGCCTCGAAAATACCCCCTAATGCCAATTCTTCAGCCAGGCACGACAATCAGAGTCTAGACGAACGACGGCAGACCCTAGGCCACAGTCAGCTGGACCTCATCACCAAGTTTGACCCATTCCGGAGTGAGGGGCCTGGACCCAGTGGTCCCCCAGAGCCAAACCCAGTTTGCATGGCCGGAGTAGGCTCTGCAGATGAGAAGCGACTGACTCTGGGCCACAGCAAACTGGACCTCATCACCAAGTATCATCAGCTACAGGGTGCCCGGCAGAGACCTGAGCCAGGCTTCCCAGGAGCTCCACTAAGTGGCCATCAAAATGGCAGTAACAATGACCTATTTGCACCCGAGAAACGGCTGACCTTGGGCCACAGCAAACTGGACCTCATCACTAAGTACAACAAGTCCAAATTCAAGCAGCTCCGAAGTCGCTTTGAGTCCTAA